In the genome of Synergistaceae bacterium, the window CTGATCCCGAAAATATTGCCGATCTCATCTATGCGGACCTCAAGTCCGGCATCCTTCATCCATCCGCATAATAAATCACGCCCCGCCTTGTCCTCATCAGTCAGAGCAAGCCTCGTTCGCCCGCCCGTTGCCGGATCGAACCCGATCTGACCCATGATCCTGATGGATTCTTCAAGACGCCCGCCATTGATCCTGAGTGACGAATAGCCTCCATGTGCCATGTTATAAATCCCCCTGATTCGATATGCTTGCTTCGGCTGGGAAAATAACCCTTCCGCATACAAAAACATGTGCCGGAGCCTCTTTTTTATCGGCAGCGGCACAGATCTTTTATTGCCTGACTCCATACCCCTGCTCAAACATAAGGACCGCATACGGGATAGGACGTTCGGAATCCCGGCTGTTGCTAGGCTTTGTAAACGTCATGCCACGCCACCACAAGGAACTCGACCCCCCGCCGTCAAGGTTCAGTGCCGTCTTCATCCCAAGCCATCGGCAGAACTTGCGTGTCTCATCTATCGTGGTGCCCACGCTGTGCATATTATCACGACCGTCAACAACGGCCCACATGATATGTTTGCCGTCAGTTCCGACAAGTGTGCGCGGATGGCGCAGGCTGAGAACATTATCCTGTATATTTTCCGTGTTGTCGACGATTTCACCGTTCTTGAGCAACAGTGGCCCGGCCTGAAGCATCTCCGTGTATTTGTCGAGCCGGCTGTCTTTTTCTATATCCGCAACTTCCTTTCCATCTATGAATATCGTCTCTCCCTTATCGTTCCAGCCAAATGCCGATCGCTTAGGCCAGAACCTTGCGTTGTCGGTGTAGCCCTGACGACGGAGCACGCCGATGGGCTTAGCTCCGGCAAAATAACCGCCGTTGATCCCGCCGATAACCCCATAATTCTCTGCGGCTATAGTCCCAAGCGGCGCCTTGTCCGCCCCTATCATCACCGCTGTCGCGATCTGGCATGGGACTTTCTCCATGTCGATGACAAGCACAGCGGCATACATAGGCTCGTTGACGCCTTTCTTGATATCGCCGTTGACTGGACCTGCAGGATCACCTACGCCGTGCTTTATTATTATAAGTTCCGTGTCTCCGGATTTAAACGATGCCTTCCATGCCGCGCTCTTTGAACATTGCTTGAGCCAATCGGTTAATACAGCTATATCCTGCTCTGTGAATGGCTCATAAAAAGCGGAACGGATCTCTTTGGGCACGGGCGGGACCATGTTGGCCGCGATCTCAGAGAGAGGGTCTTTATCGCTCCACTCGGGCAGCATCGTTATCTGGTCGTACATGGAAATCTCAAAGCCCCAGCCCATAGCCTCAAGGGCAAGCCTTGTCGCAAAGGCCTTAGTCACTGCTCCGTCTTCTTCGGAAAAATACTCCATCGGCACCGTGTGACCCAGGGCATCGAAAATCTTTGGAAGCAATTCAGCTCGCGTCATTGCGGAGGCAGTGGCGGCATGCATAAAAAATAACAGTAAAAATATAAACATACCAAGCGCGTGTTGTTTTTTGATTTTTTCAGATATGGCAAGTATTCTCATAGGTTTATCATAGTATTGACACCACAATGACTAATCAGTATAATTGCCCATGTTCGACGGAAACTGATAGCTTTCG includes:
- a CDS encoding phosphodiester glycosidase family protein — protein: MLPKIFDALGHTVPMEYFSEEDGAVTKAFATRLALEAMGWGFEISMYDQITMLPEWSDKDPLSEIAANMVPPVPKEIRSAFYEPFTEQDIAVLTDWLKQCSKSAAWKASFKSGDTELIIIKHGVGDPAGPVNGDIKKGVNEPMYAAVLVIDMEKVPCQIATAVMIGADKAPLGTIAAENYGVIGGINGGYFAGAKPIGVLRRQGYTDNARFWPKRSAFGWNDKGETIFIDGKEVADIEKDSRLDKYTEMLQAGPLLLKNGEIVDNTENIQDNVLSLRHPRTLVGTDGKHIMWAVVDGRDNMHSVGTTIDETRKFCRWLGMKTALNLDGGGSSSLWWRGMTFTKPSNSRDSERPIPYAVLMFEQGYGVRQ